A single Spartinivicinus ruber DNA region contains:
- a CDS encoding outer membrane beta-barrel protein — protein sequence MRKTVLAIAIVSTFTSPVFAEKSGYYLGFSAGQADYDDAYDKHGNFAINAITTNGLENSYNGSTFNTSSTDKDGIYKLFGGYRFNNYLALEAEYTKFSDTRSNLSANSNDGYRTTNNVDNELEGFGLKAIGLYPITDSFELKASAGLLRWKLDEKSNAIREVNLSDTSEITTFRQGYNSTERGTSITVGLGANYNINDHFTVGLNWERINDVGEKRFAFGETDIDTYTASLQYNF from the coding sequence ATGAGAAAAACAGTTTTAGCCATTGCCATTGTTAGTACTTTTACTTCTCCAGTTTTCGCCGAGAAAAGCGGTTATTACCTTGGTTTTAGCGCTGGTCAGGCTGATTATGATGATGCTTATGATAAGCATGGAAATTTTGCAATAAATGCAATTACTACCAACGGTCTTGAAAATTCATATAATGGTAGTACTTTTAATACAAGCTCTACAGATAAAGATGGTATTTATAAATTATTCGGTGGCTATCGCTTTAATAATTACTTAGCATTGGAGGCTGAATATACGAAGTTTTCAGATACCAGATCAAATTTATCTGCTAATTCAAACGATGGCTATAGAACAACCAATAACGTTGATAATGAACTTGAGGGTTTTGGACTAAAAGCTATTGGACTTTATCCTATTACAGATAGCTTTGAACTTAAAGCCTCTGCAGGGCTTCTTAGATGGAAACTAGATGAAAAATCAAATGCTATTCGTGAGGTCAATCTGAGTGACACCAGTGAAATAACAACATTTAGACAGGGCTATAACTCAACTGAAAGAGGCACTAGTATTACTGTAGGCCTAGGTGCTAACTACAATATCAATGATCACTTTACAGTTGGCCTCAATTGGGAACGTATTAATGATGTAGGTGAAAAACGGTTTGCTTTTGGTGAAACCGATATTGATACTTATACTGCTTCTTTACAGTACAATTTTTAA
- a CDS encoding recombinase family protein codes for MLVGYMRVSSDSDRQNTDLQRDALLAAGVDERFLFEDHASGVKDDRPGLSKALAFVNPGDVLIVWKLDRLGRSLSHLLTIINTLQERKVSFRSLTEGMDTTTASGELLFQVFGALAQYERSLIRERVIAGLAAAKRRGRVGGRPLAITGEKLEAIITALDSGMSKAAVCRNFGVKRTTLIDTLARVGWPDNNGSKK; via the coding sequence ATGCTTGTAGGCTACATGCGCGTATCATCTGACTCTGATCGCCAAAACACTGATCTACAACGCGATGCGTTGCTGGCGGCTGGCGTAGATGAGCGGTTTCTGTTCGAAGACCATGCTTCTGGTGTTAAAGATGATCGACCTGGGTTATCAAAAGCCCTGGCATTTGTAAATCCTGGCGATGTACTGATCGTTTGGAAGCTTGACCGGCTTGGTCGATCGTTGTCGCACCTCTTGACTATCATTAACACGTTACAAGAGCGAAAGGTCTCCTTTCGTTCTTTGACTGAGGGAATGGATACCACCACGGCATCTGGTGAGTTGCTATTCCAAGTGTTTGGCGCACTGGCACAGTACGAGCGCAGCTTGATACGCGAGCGTGTCATTGCTGGTTTGGCGGCAGCTAAGCGGCGTGGACGTGTCGGCGGGCGACCACTGGCTATCACAGGAGAAAAACTAGAGGCCATTATTACTGCTCTAGATAGTGGTATGTCCAAGGCAGCTGTCTGTAGAAACTTCGGCGTTAAGCGGACTACGCTCATCGATACGCTTGCCCGTGTCGGTTGGCCAGACAACAATGGTTCAAAAAAGTGA
- a CDS encoding DUF4158 domain-containing protein, whose translation MEDTKRIHLLSRSEVEELYVRPIFNTHEQKLYFSLSESEKQVLAQYANTKTCVYFILQLGYFKAKQQFFNFTFDEVKNDVQFIVNTYYSRPVSKMFTGRISRDYVRIQRQAILYLFSYRNWTSDFTPEIQAHVGDLLHYYPKGHSAFRQLLAYFDHQKIIIPSYTTLQDIFSRAFSDEENRLNTIIASIPTSMSNQLADLIYRDDGITTLNIIRADQKDFQYTAVKTEVDKALRIEKLYTFAKRFIPLLNLSKNAVRYYADIAEQYTASRLRRLSQPQQWLHTLCFAFHRYQQIIDNLIVSFNYHTRAIMDAGKAYASIAQMEHSSSIVTNFPKLAKFLKWFPARSSSMTQEELNEVAYSILPKEQFSALAEFLDGKSFDKKAALWEYYAKSSRLFSLYLRPIFTTVTFEYYKDNSYIGGLIDVLKSHYARGKSPSDLKIYDDLGFTVPKSMVKYLKRKPTDTHIDPYLFEFFIYQKIYHEIDRGRLYCNDSISYCDIDNDLIDDKLVDNVEKIAADFGYLKIPIYCDQRLDDVLQELNDAWERTTCNIQENNNPGFSIRETPLCQASCRFYSLR comes from the coding sequence ATGGAAGACACTAAACGCATCCACCTGTTATCCCGCTCGGAAGTCGAAGAGCTTTATGTACGGCCAATATTTAATACGCATGAACAAAAGTTATATTTTTCACTAAGTGAGTCAGAGAAACAAGTGTTGGCCCAGTATGCCAACACAAAAACATGTGTATATTTTATACTTCAACTAGGGTATTTCAAAGCTAAACAGCAATTCTTCAATTTCACCTTTGATGAAGTCAAAAACGATGTCCAGTTTATCGTAAACACCTATTACAGTAGACCAGTCTCGAAAATGTTCACTGGGCGTATTTCTCGTGACTATGTTCGAATTCAACGCCAGGCGATTCTTTATTTATTCAGCTATCGCAATTGGACATCGGATTTTACACCTGAAATACAAGCTCATGTTGGTGATTTACTGCATTACTATCCTAAAGGGCATAGTGCCTTCCGCCAGCTATTAGCCTACTTTGATCACCAAAAAATTATTATACCTTCCTATACGACACTTCAGGATATTTTCAGTCGAGCATTTTCTGATGAGGAAAATCGATTAAATACCATCATTGCATCAATACCTACGTCAATGAGTAATCAGCTTGCTGACCTGATTTATCGGGATGATGGTATTACTACACTTAACATTATCCGCGCTGATCAAAAGGACTTTCAATACACAGCAGTCAAAACAGAAGTGGACAAAGCCTTGCGCATCGAGAAACTGTATACCTTTGCCAAAAGATTTATTCCTTTACTAAATCTATCAAAAAATGCGGTTCGTTATTATGCTGATATTGCTGAGCAATACACAGCGTCTCGATTAAGAAGGCTGAGTCAACCTCAGCAGTGGTTGCACACCCTCTGTTTTGCTTTTCACCGTTATCAGCAAATAATAGACAACCTGATAGTTAGTTTTAACTATCATACCCGAGCGATCATGGATGCAGGTAAAGCCTACGCTTCGATAGCTCAAATGGAACACAGCTCTAGTATCGTCACTAATTTTCCAAAACTGGCTAAATTCCTGAAGTGGTTTCCAGCTCGAAGTTCGAGTATGACTCAAGAAGAGTTAAATGAGGTGGCCTACAGTATCTTACCCAAAGAGCAATTTTCGGCTTTGGCCGAATTTCTGGATGGCAAATCCTTCGATAAAAAAGCTGCTTTATGGGAATACTACGCTAAATCATCTCGGCTTTTTTCACTGTACCTTCGCCCTATTTTCACGACAGTGACGTTCGAATACTACAAAGACAACAGCTATATTGGCGGGTTGATTGACGTGTTGAAATCACATTACGCCAGAGGGAAAAGCCCATCAGACTTGAAGATTTACGATGATCTTGGATTTACTGTGCCGAAGAGCATGGTTAAATACTTGAAGCGAAAGCCAACCGATACCCATATTGATCCATACCTCTTCGAATTTTTTATTTACCAGAAAATTTATCATGAAATTGATCGGGGCAGATTATACTGCAATGACAGTATTTCCTATTGCGATATCGATAATGACTTAATTGATGACAAGCTGGTAGACAACGTAGAAAAGATCGCTGCAGATTTTGGCTATCTCAAAATACCAATTTATTGCGATCAACGACTTGATGATGTACTTCAAGAACTCAATGATGCTTGGGAGCGAACTACCTGCAATATCCAAGAAAATAATAATCCTGGATTTAGCATTAGGGAAACCCCTCTCTGTCAGGCTAGTTGTCGTTTTTATTCACTGAGATGA
- a CDS encoding Tn3 family transposase yields MTNTETKTGLQHWSLLHDSTEKLDDAFFKNLPKAEIANIVMFIGDRIGMWNGFTHMKDRYAKRKKPLPQAINACLLSEAFGFGALKMADMSDLELNQLRSTREDFIRIDTLCAANDIVSNYIHLLPIFKQWNLMDEKVLADADGQKFMTTDSTIQSRYSRKYLGKGRGISLYTLIANYVAVNAKNIGLNEYEGHSLYDMIYNNKTDIDIHMVTGDNHSLNKLNFVALDSIDVDYVPSIKNVREAADNLYAAQPLDYDTSVIKPKGVINVERIRSQRRGVMRVLLSLIMQENTQSNIIRKLNSHSRYARLKAALFEYNTIFKSIHVLNLIDDMQLRKAIRTARNRTEAYHQLQNNIRKTYKGVFQGKKIVENRISAHAARLVANCIIAYNSMILNSVHEKMLANGASQKAIDEFIRVSPIAWTHMLFTGRYSFKKSNGKIDVEAMAQILEKHVKQLFWRDSQSDLNISEDSKEAQLLLEL; encoded by the coding sequence TTGACAAACACCGAAACCAAAACTGGGTTGCAACACTGGAGCCTACTACATGACAGCACTGAGAAGCTGGACGATGCATTCTTCAAAAACCTTCCCAAAGCTGAAATAGCCAATATCGTGATGTTCATTGGCGATCGAATTGGTATGTGGAACGGATTTACCCACATGAAAGACCGCTATGCCAAGCGGAAAAAACCACTGCCTCAGGCAATAAACGCTTGCTTATTATCGGAAGCCTTTGGGTTTGGTGCTTTAAAAATGGCGGACATGTCAGACTTAGAGCTTAATCAGTTGCGATCAACTCGGGAGGATTTTATTCGTATCGATACACTGTGTGCAGCTAATGATATTGTCAGTAACTACATTCATTTGCTGCCGATTTTTAAACAGTGGAATTTAATGGATGAAAAGGTGCTGGCTGACGCTGATGGGCAAAAATTTATGACTACTGATAGCACTATTCAATCACGCTATTCCAGAAAATACCTAGGTAAAGGTCGAGGTATATCCCTCTATACACTGATCGCTAATTACGTTGCTGTGAATGCAAAAAACATCGGTTTGAATGAGTATGAAGGCCACTCACTTTACGACATGATATACAACAATAAAACTGATATTGATATTCACATGGTGACTGGTGACAACCACTCACTAAACAAGCTGAACTTTGTAGCGCTGGACTCTATTGATGTAGATTATGTCCCTAGTATTAAAAATGTACGGGAAGCTGCTGACAATTTATATGCTGCTCAACCCTTAGATTACGATACTAGCGTTATCAAGCCTAAAGGAGTTATTAACGTTGAACGCATTCGTTCTCAACGGCGGGGTGTGATGCGGGTATTATTGTCCCTGATAATGCAAGAAAACACCCAAAGCAATATCATTCGAAAGCTCAACTCCCATTCACGCTACGCCAGGTTAAAAGCCGCACTGTTTGAATATAACACTATTTTTAAGAGTATCCATGTGCTTAACCTGATTGATGACATGCAACTCCGAAAAGCAATTCGAACCGCAAGAAACCGAACTGAAGCTTATCATCAGCTACAAAACAACATCAGAAAAACCTACAAAGGCGTATTCCAAGGCAAAAAAATTGTCGAAAATCGCATCAGTGCCCATGCTGCTAGGCTAGTTGCCAATTGCATCATTGCATATAACAGCATGATCCTGAACTCAGTGCATGAGAAAATGTTAGCCAATGGTGCGTCTCAAAAGGCTATTGATGAATTTATCCGAGTATCGCCCATTGCTTGGACGCACATGCTATTTACAGGCCGTTATAGCTTTAAGAAAAGTAACGGAAAAATTGACGTGGAGGCTATGGCGCAGATTCTGGAGAAGCATGTAAAACAGCTCTTTTGGAGAGACAGTCAATCAGACTTGAATATATCAGAAGACAGTAAAGAAGCTCAGTTATTACTCGAACTTTAA
- a CDS encoding substrate-binding periplasmic protein: protein MDRLIAFILIVFSTVSLCGEKILITAGSWPPHISRDLADYGTSTQIVSAAFASEGIDIEYRFLPWKRAFVTSLNGISDGTILWAKTSEREQNFYISDPVKVYQWVFFHLKDYDFDWKTLADLKGVMIGATRGPVEEPSKMTSAWDN, encoded by the coding sequence ATGGATAGGCTCATAGCTTTTATCCTGATAGTTTTTTCAACTGTAAGCCTTTGTGGTGAAAAAATTCTTATTACTGCTGGTAGCTGGCCTCCCCACATTAGCCGTGACTTAGCTGATTACGGTACTTCTACACAGATTGTATCTGCTGCCTTTGCTTCTGAAGGAATTGATATTGAATACCGATTTTTACCATGGAAGCGAGCATTTGTAACATCTTTAAATGGGATATCTGATGGAACTATCCTTTGGGCGAAAACCTCTGAACGAGAACAAAATTTTTATATCAGTGACCCTGTTAAGGTGTATCAATGGGTTTTTTTTCACCTCAAAGACTACGATTTTGACTGGAAAACATTAGCTGATTTAAAAGGAGTGATGATTGGTGCTACTAGGGGTCCTGTGGAAGAACCCTCGAAAATGACGAGTGCATGGGATAATTGA
- a CDS encoding toxin-antitoxin system HicB family antitoxin, translated as MATITYRTTDQKRDKLAQMAKEQNVSVNKVLDELVTIALTERDSYLRFSARASRGDANKALEILQARSTDD; from the coding sequence ATGGCAACAATAACTTATCGCACCACTGATCAAAAGCGTGACAAGTTAGCTCAAATGGCCAAAGAACAAAACGTGAGTGTAAATAAGGTACTTGATGAGCTAGTTACAATAGCGCTAACAGAACGGGATTCATATTTGCGTTTCTCTGCTAGGGCCAGTAGAGGTGATGCTAATAAAGCACTTGAGATTTTGCAGGCTCGATCCACTGATGATTGA
- a CDS encoding putative toxin-antitoxin system toxin component, PIN family produces MKVIIDTNILVIVLLSPSRRSASYKVFEMCLKRQLQPQVGCALFNEYEDVLARPHIQERASYPAEEIEHILDGFLSVCVWSKVHYLWRPNLKDEGDNHLIDLAVASNAAYIITKNIKDLNSGDLRFGFRSVTPENFLEVYHGNNNLSHH; encoded by the coding sequence ATGAAAGTCATTATTGATACTAATATTTTAGTAATCGTGTTACTTAGCCCAAGCAGGCGAAGTGCTAGCTATAAGGTCTTTGAGATGTGCTTAAAACGCCAGTTACAGCCCCAGGTTGGTTGTGCTCTATTTAATGAGTATGAAGATGTCTTGGCTAGGCCTCATATTCAAGAGCGTGCTTCCTATCCTGCAGAGGAGATAGAGCATATACTAGATGGTTTCCTTAGTGTCTGCGTCTGGTCGAAAGTACATTATTTATGGCGTCCAAATTTGAAGGATGAAGGGGATAATCACCTGATTGATTTGGCTGTAGCAAGTAATGCAGCCTACATAATTACAAAGAACATTAAAGATTTAAATTCAGGTGATTTGAGGTTTGGCTTCAGGTCTGTAACACCTGAGAACTTTTTAGAGGTATATCATGGCAACAATAACTTATCGCACCACTGA
- a CDS encoding site-specific integrase: MGLKGNYGSHTLRKTWGYWQRKGNNAPVPVLMEAFGHATQKQTLDYLGIEEKGTHELYLYEI; encoded by the coding sequence ATGGGCTTGAAAGGCAACTACGGCAGCCACACACTACGCAAAACGTGGGGTTACTGGCAGCGCAAAGGTAATAACGCCCCTGTTCCCGTGCTGATGGAGGCGTTTGGACATGCCACCCAGAAGCAAACCCTGGACTACTTGGGCATTGAAGAGAAAGGGACTCACGAGCTGTATTTGTATGAAATCTAA